In the Sediminibacter sp. Hel_I_10 genome, one interval contains:
- a CDS encoding OmpW family outer membrane protein, whose translation MKKLLFMTAIAVFGLTNLSAQEENLSKTTKGTWFFGADAGITFAANKTTAEFDGQDVGVDSKVSTVSITPSANYFVMDNLAIGLDLLFSSTKTEEEFDGLDVEFKGTTFAAIPNATYFFGEGSFRPYLGAGVGYLSTGSDDDITKFSGLVIKGQGGVAYFINTSVALNLGVEYLNANLKNKEESDFENKSNTLGVGLGFSFFL comes from the coding sequence ATGAAAAAACTATTATTTATGACTGCAATTGCGGTTTTTGGATTAACAAACTTAAGTGCTCAAGAGGAGAACTTAAGTAAAACAACTAAAGGTACCTGGTTCTTTGGTGCAGATGCGGGCATTACTTTTGCAGCTAACAAAACAACAGCAGAATTTGACGGTCAAGATGTTGGTGTTGATTCTAAAGTTTCAACAGTTTCAATTACCCCAAGTGCAAACTATTTTGTTATGGATAACTTAGCCATTGGATTAGATCTTTTATTTTCTAGCACTAAAACTGAAGAAGAATTTGATGGACTTGATGTTGAATTCAAAGGGACTACTTTTGCGGCAATTCCAAATGCAACTTATTTTTTTGGAGAGGGCAGCTTTAGACCATATTTAGGAGCTGGAGTTGGGTATTTATCTACTGGATCTGACGATGATATAACCAAGTTTAGTGGTTTAGTAATTAAAGGTCAAGGAGGAGTCGCTTATTTTATTAACACCTCAGTAGCTTTAAATCTTGGTGTGGAATATTTAAATGCAAATTTAAAAAATAAAGAAGAGAGCGATTTTGAAAATAAATCGAACACGCTTGGCGTAGGTTTAGGATTTTCTTTCTTTTTGTAG
- the aroQ gene encoding type II 3-dehydroquinate dehydratase, with translation MKKLMIINGPNLNLLGKRETNIYGNMSFTDFFETVAKKYPEVKIEHFQSNIEGELIDKIQEVGFSYDGIILNAAAYTHTSVGIGDAVKAIETPVVEVHISNTFSREEFRHHSYISPNSRGVILGFGLQSYELAIHSFL, from the coding sequence ATGAAGAAATTGATGATTATAAATGGTCCCAACCTAAACCTATTAGGAAAGCGAGAAACGAATATCTACGGAAACATGTCTTTTACAGACTTTTTTGAGACGGTTGCTAAAAAATATCCAGAGGTTAAGATTGAGCATTTTCAATCTAATATAGAAGGAGAACTCATAGATAAAATTCAAGAAGTAGGGTTTAGCTATGATGGTATTATTCTAAATGCAGCGGCTTATACCCATACGTCTGTTGGAATTGGTGATGCCGTTAAAGCCATCGAAACTCCTGTGGTAGAGGTTCATATTTCCAATACATTCTCAAGAGAAGAGTTTAGACATCATTCATATATTTCTCCAAACTCTAGAGGCGTGATTTTGGGGTTTGGGTTACAAAGTTATGAACTGGCCATTCATAGTTTTCTATAA
- the ettA gene encoding energy-dependent translational throttle protein EttA — MSDDKKVIFSMSGLTKTFPSANTPVLKNIYLSFFYGAKIGILGLNGSGKSTLLKIIAGVDKNYQGDVVFAPGYTVGYLEQEPQLDEEKTVMDIVREGAAETVAILDEYNSINDQFGLEEVYSNPDKMEKLMNRQAVLQDQIDAANAWELDTKLEIAMDALRTPEGDKKIKVLSGGERRRVALCRLLLKEPDVLLLDEPTNHLDAESVHWLEHHLAQYKGTVIAVTHDRYFLDNVAGWILELDRGEGIPWKGNYSSWLDQKSKRMAQESKTASKRQKTLERELEWVRQGAKGRQTKQKARLNNYDKLMSQDQKQLDEKLEIYIPNGPRLGTNVIEAKGVSKAYGDKLLYEDLNFNLPQAGIVGVIGPNGAGKTTIFRMIMGEETPEKGEFVVGDTAKIAYVDQAHSNINAEKSIWQNFSDEQELVMMGGKQVNSRAYLSRFNFSGSEQNKTVKLLSGGERNRLHLAMTLKEEGNVLLLDEPTNDLDVNTLRALEEGLENFAGCAVVISHDRWFLDRVCTHILAFEGNSQVYFFEGSFSDYEENKKKRLGGDIMPKRIKYKKLVR; from the coding sequence ATGAGCGACGATAAAAAAGTCATCTTCTCAATGTCTGGACTTACCAAGACATTTCCATCAGCAAATACGCCAGTACTTAAAAATATATACCTCAGTTTTTTCTATGGTGCCAAAATTGGTATTCTAGGTCTTAATGGCTCGGGAAAATCAACCTTATTAAAAATTATAGCAGGGGTTGATAAAAATTATCAAGGAGACGTTGTCTTTGCTCCAGGTTACACAGTGGGCTATTTGGAACAAGAGCCGCAATTGGATGAAGAGAAAACAGTTATGGACATTGTACGCGAAGGTGCTGCGGAAACCGTCGCTATTTTAGATGAGTACAATAGTATTAATGATCAATTTGGTTTAGAGGAAGTCTATAGCAATCCTGATAAAATGGAAAAACTGATGAACCGTCAGGCTGTACTTCAAGATCAAATAGATGCTGCAAATGCTTGGGAATTAGACACCAAATTAGAAATTGCTATGGATGCCTTAAGAACTCCAGAGGGCGATAAAAAAATTAAAGTATTATCTGGGGGAGAGCGCCGTAGAGTGGCTTTGTGTCGTTTATTGTTGAAAGAGCCAGACGTATTACTTTTAGATGAGCCTACTAACCACTTAGATGCAGAATCTGTACATTGGTTAGAGCATCATCTCGCACAATATAAGGGGACGGTTATCGCCGTAACACACGATAGGTACTTTTTGGATAATGTTGCAGGTTGGATTTTAGAGTTAGATAGAGGTGAGGGGATTCCTTGGAAAGGAAACTATAGCTCATGGTTAGACCAAAAATCTAAGCGTATGGCTCAAGAGAGCAAGACAGCTTCCAAACGTCAAAAGACTTTAGAAAGAGAGTTAGAATGGGTTCGTCAAGGAGCAAAAGGGCGTCAAACCAAACAGAAGGCCCGTTTGAATAACTATGATAAACTGATGAGTCAAGATCAAAAGCAATTGGATGAAAAACTTGAAATTTATATTCCAAATGGTCCGCGCTTAGGAACCAATGTTATTGAGGCCAAAGGTGTGAGTAAGGCCTATGGAGATAAGTTATTATATGAAGATCTCAACTTTAACCTGCCTCAAGCGGGAATTGTAGGAGTGATTGGTCCTAACGGAGCTGGTAAAACCACAATTTTCAGAATGATTATGGGAGAGGAAACTCCTGAAAAAGGTGAATTTGTAGTTGGTGATACAGCAAAGATCGCTTATGTAGATCAAGCGCATTCCAATATCAATGCTGAAAAATCAATTTGGCAAAACTTTAGCGATGAACAAGAGTTGGTGATGATGGGAGGAAAGCAGGTGAACTCTAGAGCGTACTTGAGTCGTTTTAATTTCTCTGGAAGTGAACAGAATAAGACCGTAAAATTACTATCTGGTGGAGAGCGTAACCGCTTACATTTGGCCATGACCTTAAAAGAAGAAGGTAACGTGTTACTACTAGATGAGCCTACCAATGATCTTGATGTAAATACGTTAAGAGCTTTAGAGGAAGGTCTGGAAAATTTTGCAGGTTGTGCTGTTGTCATTTCTCACGATAGATGGTTTTTAGATAGAGTCTGTACGCACATTCTTGCGTTTGAAGGTAATAGCCAGGTCTATTTCTTTGAGGGAAGTTTCTCAGATTATGAGGAAAACAAGAAAAAGAGATTGGGTGGTGATATTATGCCAAAACGTATTAAATATAAAAAACTGGTGCGCTAA
- a CDS encoding MBL fold metallo-hydrolase, giving the protein MKTNLLLLMSCITLMTSCKSDKKDNVSQDMTSDASSMTKQEETTQKSLEISPISHATMVLTYGDNAIYVDPTGGKEAFSEYTSPEIVMLTDIHGDHLDIETLKALDLSKATIVAPQAVVDQFPEDLKYGTLTVMNNGDTKTVNGYTVEAIPMYNLREEALKFHTKGRGNGYVVTLGDDRVYISGDTEDIPEMRNLKDIDIAFVCMNLPYTMPIESAVSAVLEFKPAKVYPYHYRGTEGLSDVDKFKTLVNQGDESIEVVQLNWYE; this is encoded by the coding sequence ATGAAAACGAATTTACTTTTACTTATGTCTTGCATCACATTAATGACCTCTTGTAAGTCTGATAAAAAAGATAACGTGAGTCAGGATATGACATCAGATGCATCTAGCATGACCAAACAAGAAGAAACCACACAGAAATCGCTTGAAATTTCTCCTATTTCTCATGCCACAATGGTATTGACCTATGGTGACAATGCTATTTATGTAGACCCTACAGGCGGAAAAGAAGCTTTTTCTGAATATACAAGTCCAGAAATTGTAATGCTTACCGACATACACGGTGACCATTTAGACATCGAAACCTTAAAGGCCTTAGATCTTTCGAAAGCTACAATTGTAGCTCCACAAGCTGTAGTAGATCAGTTTCCTGAAGATTTGAAATACGGAACACTTACCGTTATGAACAATGGCGACACCAAAACTGTAAATGGATATACTGTTGAAGCGATCCCTATGTATAATTTACGTGAAGAAGCTTTAAAGTTTCATACTAAAGGCCGTGGTAATGGTTATGTGGTAACTCTAGGAGATGATCGGGTATATATTTCTGGAGATACAGAGGATATCCCAGAGATGCGTAATTTAAAAGATATTGACATTGCTTTTGTATGCATGAACTTACCTTACACTATGCCAATTGAAAGTGCTGTAAGCGCTGTTTTAGAGTTTAAACCTGCTAAAGTCTATCCTTACCACTATAGAGGTACAGAAGGATTGAGTGATGTTGATAAATTCAAAACACTTGTGAATCAAGGCGATGAAAGTATTGAGGTTGTACAACTCAATTGGTACGAATAA
- a CDS encoding AAA family ATPase has product MEHNSTFPIKQNELDMLRDEATSYIKSVQWEQGQRAKSKDKDAKDESILLYLSRAKGNGGAEATSVSKTILELKKRLLPESIAIPLYLNQMLYAVQEGITLGIWIKDSYYDASGLSSLSENKSALDNSGKREYESKMQTATAFQLFSTAYKILHDLKPIASDDLSVMRNKFAGLPEVSLMSPLKGISCALFYFDKYLGHPEIIKTDKDVIDFSVVYFEALIAEIQMRKSSLEYTETIVDRTYKLEKSEFAISGWDNVFQGAAKSVEFNKIRFDQIVGNRDAKHFARRLTERLLSYDFTAKKNPFQELGGFMPVFMGYGIPGTGKSMLIAAIATRLKEHCDNLDIPFLFHPMPDTLISTFQGGSAEKMVDWMKPLQDPSKLIFAPIDDAENNLQERTAQGVSAGVKEVIGVFLRYTEGAYAVNYGNSSIGLFTNLPEMLDKAVISRVQGRFKIDGARNEHDFLDQDHLWWRKFEETMPNFVNMEGPENYDYLKNQGLAKNMGEILKVVNKPTEERMKQVYNTVDQQYNANEHLFYANLYKEVQEVFPFFSSRDVRNIQSAISLRLTDFDLDEYWFENPDIYFKKDYDTKFGMLQELMRANMKGLNFSEIRRQEVVRYLDNVATIADTDFKRKVEARVNQLNVELEAKSQFGKQY; this is encoded by the coding sequence ATGGAACATAACTCAACATTTCCCATAAAACAAAATGAACTCGATATGCTTCGTGATGAAGCGACCTCTTACATTAAAAGTGTACAGTGGGAGCAAGGGCAACGTGCAAAAAGTAAGGATAAGGATGCTAAAGATGAATCCATTCTACTGTATCTCTCCAGAGCAAAAGGTAATGGCGGAGCAGAAGCGACCTCGGTTTCAAAAACAATTTTAGAGCTTAAAAAACGTTTATTGCCAGAGTCCATTGCCATTCCCTTGTACTTAAATCAAATGCTTTATGCGGTGCAAGAAGGGATTACTTTAGGGATTTGGATTAAGGATAGTTATTATGATGCTTCAGGACTTTCGAGTTTAAGTGAGAACAAATCGGCATTAGACAATTCCGGAAAGCGGGAATACGAAAGTAAGATGCAAACCGCAACGGCGTTTCAATTGTTTTCTACAGCGTATAAAATTCTTCATGACTTAAAACCAATAGCTTCCGATGATTTGAGTGTGATGCGCAACAAGTTCGCAGGGCTTCCAGAAGTGTCGCTAATGTCGCCTTTAAAAGGAATTTCCTGTGCCTTATTTTACTTTGATAAATATTTGGGACACCCCGAGATCATTAAAACCGATAAGGATGTCATTGATTTTAGCGTTGTTTATTTTGAAGCGCTCATCGCTGAGATTCAAATGCGTAAAAGCAGTTTGGAGTATACAGAAACCATTGTTGACCGCACTTATAAATTAGAGAAAAGTGAATTTGCCATTTCAGGCTGGGACAATGTATTTCAAGGAGCAGCCAAAAGTGTAGAATTTAATAAGATTAGATTCGATCAAATTGTTGGAAACAGAGATGCCAAACACTTTGCACGCCGTTTAACCGAGCGTCTATTGAGCTATGATTTTACAGCTAAGAAAAATCCGTTTCAAGAACTTGGCGGGTTTATGCCAGTGTTTATGGGTTACGGTATTCCTGGAACAGGAAAAAGTATGCTCATTGCGGCCATTGCTACAAGGTTAAAAGAGCACTGCGATAACTTAGACATTCCGTTTTTGTTCCATCCTATGCCAGATACGCTGATTTCAACCTTTCAAGGTGGTTCTGCCGAAAAGATGGTGGATTGGATGAAGCCCTTACAAGATCCATCTAAGTTGATATTTGCTCCTATTGATGACGCTGAAAATAATCTGCAAGAGCGTACCGCACAGGGTGTTTCCGCAGGAGTGAAAGAAGTGATTGGCGTGTTTTTGAGATATACCGAAGGCGCCTATGCTGTAAACTACGGCAATAGTTCTATTGGTTTATTTACAAATCTTCCCGAGATGTTAGATAAAGCCGTGATATCAAGAGTACAAGGGCGGTTTAAAATTGATGGTGCAAGGAACGAGCATGATTTTTTAGATCAAGATCATTTATGGTGGCGTAAGTTTGAGGAGACCATGCCCAATTTTGTAAATATGGAAGGGCCTGAAAATTATGACTATTTAAAGAATCAAGGTTTGGCCAAGAATATGGGAGAGATCTTAAAGGTGGTAAATAAGCCTACCGAGGAGCGTATGAAACAAGTTTATAACACGGTAGATCAGCAATACAATGCCAACGAACATTTGTTTTATGCCAATTTGTATAAAGAGGTTCAAGAAGTCTTTCCGTTTTTCTCTTCTCGAGATGTGCGAAACATTCAAAGTGCGATTTCATTAAGATTAACCGATTTTGATTTGGATGAATATTGGTTTGAAAATCCAGACATCTACTTTAAGAAGGATTATGACACCAAATTTGGCATGCTACAGGAATTGATGCGCGCCAATATGAAAGGTTTAAATTTTTCTGAAATTAGACGGCAAGAAGTGGTGCGTTATTTAGACAATGTGGCCACCATTGCAGATACCGATTTTAAACGTAAGGTCGAGGCTAGGGTAAATCAACTCAACGTTGAGCTAGAAGCAAAAAGTCAGTTTGGAAAACAATATTAG
- a CDS encoding NUDIX domain-containing protein, translated as MQRLKNITHHLLSNDWATLNRIDYDYQFDDGSWKRISRECYNRGNGTAILLYNMEKSTLILTKQFRMPAYENNQEEGMSIEVCAGALDKNEDPETCIIREVEEETGYKINSASLVLETYMSPGAMTEKLYLFTSEYTDAMKIDTGGGLESENEEIEVMELHISEVLKMIDNKDIIDAKTIMLIQFAQIHKLL; from the coding sequence ATGCAAAGATTAAAAAATATAACACACCATTTACTGTCTAATGATTGGGCTACTTTAAACAGGATTGATTACGATTATCAGTTTGATGACGGCTCTTGGAAACGGATTTCGAGAGAGTGCTATAACCGCGGAAATGGGACAGCTATTTTACTCTACAACATGGAGAAATCAACCCTTATTCTAACCAAGCAGTTTCGAATGCCAGCCTACGAGAACAATCAAGAAGAGGGCATGAGCATTGAGGTTTGTGCCGGAGCATTAGATAAAAATGAAGATCCTGAAACGTGTATTATCAGAGAAGTTGAGGAGGAGACAGGCTACAAGATCAATAGTGCGTCGCTGGTTCTGGAAACATATATGTCACCTGGAGCCATGACTGAAAAATTATACCTTTTTACTTCGGAATATACCGATGCCATGAAAATTGACACGGGTGGCGGATTGGAGAGCGAAAACGAAGAAATAGAAGTCATGGAATTGCATATTTCCGAAGTGTTAAAGATGATTGATAACAAGGACATTATCGATGCCAAAACCATCATGTTGATTCAATTTGCACAAATTCATAAGCTACTGTAA
- a CDS encoding DUF6638 family protein, translating into MQKLKAANLYLSELIPISGKLVERYNKCLKKLGFSETKLEKFSIDGMGWSPEISEEKGEPYYLCNGESNPHAIIITPLQHKKPLYMPFHTFDRDMMTLIFKTYGSKINDITRDSAICIDFDQKIDAFYEPLDVLKYKNVTIRFHLIDNLDNVRETQLQLIDKFKRGNNFIDEGLHAQLLESARRYGDLRTRDLSLEELQFETNSFYTKSFGGVYVLRDFIAPMVVFEDMKWYKEAIKDTLQDVIIFHISQPELMEKLRDHIIIAYDLEDVVKEARYERIKKFMFAQYLKDTSHPIKDILNDQLLFKSYLNKMDIDTRKRVMSVERYLEKLETSNQFKIADIVDNDLFEAMHEPHSSLHPKHQDLIWKLLMNISAKDVLFLYWYDKLQFYKAYDTWDESLKDWAIEQIKSYI; encoded by the coding sequence ATGCAAAAATTAAAAGCGGCAAACTTATACTTAAGTGAACTTATTCCCATTTCAGGAAAGTTGGTAGAACGTTACAACAAATGCCTCAAGAAGCTAGGGTTTTCTGAAACCAAACTTGAGAAGTTTTCTATTGACGGCATGGGCTGGAGCCCAGAAATTTCCGAAGAGAAAGGAGAACCCTATTATTTATGTAACGGAGAGTCTAATCCGCACGCCATTATCATTACTCCGCTACAACATAAAAAACCATTATACATGCCCTTTCATACGTTTGATAGGGACATGATGACGCTTATTTTTAAAACCTATGGCAGTAAAATTAATGACATTACTAGAGATTCCGCCATTTGCATAGATTTTGATCAAAAGATCGATGCGTTTTATGAGCCCTTAGATGTCTTAAAATATAAAAACGTAACCATAAGATTTCACCTTATTGACAATCTTGACAACGTACGGGAAACACAACTGCAGCTTATTGATAAATTTAAACGAGGTAATAACTTTATTGATGAGGGGCTTCATGCTCAATTATTGGAATCTGCCAGAAGATATGGCGATCTACGAACTCGAGATTTATCCCTAGAAGAGCTACAATTTGAAACAAACTCCTTTTACACCAAATCATTTGGAGGTGTTTATGTACTGCGCGATTTTATTGCGCCCATGGTTGTGTTTGAGGATATGAAATGGTATAAGGAAGCCATAAAAGATACCCTTCAAGACGTAATTATCTTTCATATATCACAACCAGAGCTTATGGAAAAGCTACGTGATCATATCATTATTGCTTATGATTTAGAAGATGTTGTTAAAGAAGCACGCTATGAGCGGATTAAAAAATTTATGTTTGCCCAATATTTAAAAGATACCAGTCATCCTATAAAAGATATACTTAACGATCAATTGCTGTTTAAAAGTTATCTCAATAAAATGGATATTGATACAAGAAAACGGGTAATGAGCGTTGAGCGTTATCTCGAAAAATTAGAAACGAGTAATCAATTTAAAATTGCAGATATTGTAGACAACGACCTGTTTGAAGCAATGCATGAACCACATTCGAGCCTACATCCCAAACATCAGGATTTGATCTGGAAGTTATTAATGAATATTTCAGCAAAGGACGTCCTCTTTTTGTATTGGTATGACAAGCTGCAGTTCTACAAAGCTTATGATACTTGGGACGAATCCTTGAAAGACTGGGCGATTGAGCAGATTAAATCCTATATTTGA
- a CDS encoding DUF998 domain-containing protein, giving the protein MIKTYWNKGKKQKVITVLLILIVVIALFILRDDYQPALLFVRKYIFVILVSALVLFFGLRSFRSSPSTGKRLGILALLIGFFALLYAVGWHLKLYDYMKTYNVFNNLNRVEINELPLTQNERIQPLRNIFSMANESVGETKDVSLPHLVRVDDQNKWTMAIQPSEKYTLQQISDNTEEVFSVSSTTPFPRFSAENRIPVTFSIGESLKFSRNTYNAVVQRFNPWMLLNYEPSDTYYMKNDQGNWVQVVSLIKWKGFFFPYPSFGGVMVIESGAHDFNDYLERIAIGMGTYIAPEEMKNHPYLTKQNTLAEKVSRLQAESLKFLGGFSDPLPWNMETAVKIPNLPDDQNQQPFVTDFDFAGAENDAYSGLYHWFGLEPVGAERTSLTYSVFIPADGTDKLYYYDHASKKEGYAGVSAMPLKVIESRKEFDWSVNKPVEFRPYIKDIAGRKRLFFLGTISAIRDTAAGQFDGSATPDLALIDSEYRDVIWIDVKHPSTWDKEVYDQLNEAWRTSEGIGYYYEEELEDKDVQQTMDSISAIPIENQNDKEIQRLQRQLDSLKGVNTQ; this is encoded by the coding sequence ATGATTAAGACCTATTGGAATAAGGGAAAGAAGCAAAAAGTCATTACGGTTTTGTTGATTTTGATTGTGGTGATAGCCTTGTTTATATTGCGAGATGACTATCAACCCGCTTTACTATTTGTGCGCAAATATATTTTTGTAATCTTAGTAAGTGCTTTGGTGCTCTTTTTTGGTCTTAGAAGCTTTAGAAGTTCGCCGAGTACAGGTAAACGATTGGGCATTTTGGCGTTACTCATTGGTTTTTTTGCGCTTCTTTATGCTGTGGGGTGGCATTTAAAACTTTACGATTATATGAAGACTTATAACGTTTTTAATAATCTCAATAGGGTTGAAATTAATGAATTGCCTCTAACTCAAAATGAACGCATTCAGCCACTTCGTAATATTTTTTCTATGGCAAATGAAAGTGTTGGAGAAACAAAGGATGTCTCTCTGCCTCATTTGGTTAGGGTGGATGATCAAAATAAATGGACCATGGCCATTCAGCCTTCAGAAAAATATACCTTACAGCAAATAAGTGATAATACAGAAGAGGTGTTTTCTGTTTCAAGCACCACACCATTTCCTCGTTTTTCTGCGGAAAACAGAATTCCTGTAACCTTCTCAATAGGAGAATCTTTAAAATTTAGTCGGAACACTTATAATGCAGTGGTACAACGATTTAATCCGTGGATGCTGCTCAATTATGAGCCTAGTGATACTTACTACATGAAAAATGACCAAGGAAATTGGGTGCAAGTGGTGAGTTTGATTAAATGGAAAGGGTTTTTCTTCCCCTATCCAAGTTTTGGAGGAGTGATGGTGATTGAAAGTGGAGCACATGATTTTAATGATTATCTAGAGCGTATCGCCATAGGTATGGGAACTTATATTGCTCCAGAAGAGATGAAAAACCATCCTTACTTAACTAAGCAAAACACACTTGCGGAGAAGGTATCAAGGCTTCAGGCAGAATCCTTGAAATTTTTAGGTGGTTTTAGCGATCCGTTACCGTGGAATATGGAAACGGCGGTTAAAATTCCCAATCTGCCTGATGATCAAAATCAACAGCCCTTTGTCACCGATTTTGATTTTGCGGGTGCCGAGAATGATGCCTACAGCGGACTCTACCATTGGTTTGGTCTAGAGCCTGTGGGAGCAGAGCGTACCAGTTTAACTTACAGTGTATTTATACCTGCTGACGGTACAGACAAACTTTATTATTACGATCACGCCTCTAAAAAAGAAGGGTACGCGGGAGTTTCTGCAATGCCTCTAAAAGTTATTGAATCTCGTAAGGAGTTTGATTGGTCTGTAAATAAACCTGTAGAATTTAGACCTTACATTAAAGATATTGCAGGCCGTAAACGTTTGTTTTTCTTAGGAACAATCTCTGCAATACGGGATACTGCGGCTGGACAATTTGATGGCTCTGCTACACCAGATTTGGCGCTAATAGATAGTGAATATAGAGATGTGATTTGGATAGATGTTAAGCATCCGAGTACTTGGGATAAAGAAGTTTATGATCAACTTAATGAAGCTTGGCGCACAAGTGAAGGTATAGGGTATTATTACGAAGAGGAGTTGGAAGATAAGGATGTTCAGCAGACTATGGACTCTATTTCGGCCATCCCTATCGAAAATCAAAACGATAAGGAAATTCAACGCCTACAAAGACAACTGGATTCTCTCAAGGGAGTCAATACCCAGTAA
- a CDS encoding formimidoylglutamase, whose product MIHLTPFTSTNCSQLTNKRPKETKFGERVRVLSNHPTSIYEQLLKLDVTYVIFGIQEDIGVFANLGKIGTSKAWQSTIKILLNTQNNDYNTAIKTLILGHLEFNDYQEQLKTMDPSSKSDLKLARKWVETIDIHVNHLVSTIVSAGKIPIIIGGGHNNAYGNIKGTALALKKQLSVINFDAHHDFRAEEGRHSGNGFSYAYNEGFIKKYFAFGLHENYTSEAIFKKLNAKVGVAYNTFETIAIRKELLLNDEMETALEHLGEGPLGIEIDCDAIAKTSSSAMTPSGFSTLHARRFVHFFGSQKNTKYLHICEASPTAENEGQVGKLISYLITDFIRAHSRDHISSEETS is encoded by the coding sequence ATGATCCATCTAACACCCTTTACATCGACAAACTGCAGTCAGCTTACCAATAAACGGCCCAAAGAAACCAAATTTGGAGAGCGCGTTCGCGTCCTTTCCAATCATCCTACCTCTATATACGAACAACTGCTAAAATTAGACGTGACGTATGTTATTTTTGGAATTCAGGAAGATATCGGAGTTTTCGCAAATCTCGGTAAAATCGGTACTTCAAAAGCATGGCAATCTACAATTAAAATTTTGTTAAATACACAAAATAATGACTACAATACAGCCATTAAAACTCTGATTTTAGGACACTTAGAATTTAATGATTATCAAGAACAACTCAAAACGATGGATCCATCGTCTAAATCAGATTTGAAATTAGCCAGGAAGTGGGTTGAGACCATTGATATTCATGTCAACCATTTAGTGTCAACCATTGTTAGCGCTGGTAAAATTCCAATTATTATTGGAGGCGGACATAACAATGCCTATGGAAATATTAAGGGTACAGCACTTGCTCTTAAAAAGCAATTAAGTGTTATCAATTTTGATGCGCATCATGATTTTAGAGCTGAAGAAGGACGTCACAGTGGCAATGGCTTTTCTTATGCCTATAATGAAGGTTTCATTAAAAAATATTTTGCTTTTGGCCTCCATGAAAACTATACTTCAGAAGCAATTTTTAAAAAATTAAATGCTAAAGTTGGGGTGGCCTACAATACGTTTGAAACTATAGCCATACGTAAGGAGCTTTTACTTAATGATGAAATGGAAACTGCCCTAGAACACTTAGGCGAGGGTCCTTTGGGTATAGAAATAGACTGTGACGCTATAGCAAAAACCTCTAGTAGCGCAATGACACCAAGTGGGTTTTCAACCTTACACGCCAGGCGCTTTGTTCATTTTTTTGGATCTCAAAAAAACACGAAATACCTTCACATTTGCGAAGCTTCACCAACAGCTGAAAATGAAGGTCAAGTAGGGAAACTTATTTCCTATTTAATTACAGACTTTATAAGAGCTCATTCTCGAGATCATATTTCTTCGGAAGAAACGTCTTAA